TAGCGGGCCAGCAAAATCAGACTCTCGTCGAAGAATTCCTGAATGCCGAAAAATCCGAAAACCCGTTCCAGATTGATCTTGGCCGCGGACAAGGCCGAGGCGGCTTGTCCCTGGCCATCGACGGAACGGCCGGAAAGAACCCTCGTCATGAAGTTCTTGCCCTTGAACCGTACATGCTTGTGCTCGCCCACGATGTAGTCCCGAAAACTCATCCCATTCACAATCTGGTACATATGGCTGTGCGGCCATGTCTTGAGAAACACATATTCGGACACAAGACGGGCCACGGGTTCCCGCAAGAACGTGAACACATCGACATCGCGCCCGTACAGTCGGGGTGGATCATACCGCTCCAGAAGCAAATGGCCCTGGAACAAACGCACCGAGTCCAAATCAGCGACGGGACCTCCCTGTTGCTGGAAAACTCGGACGCCGTGTACAAGGACAAAATGGCCTCGGGTCCGAAATGATCGCGGAGAATGAGGTTAAGCGTTGTCCCGGCGGTCCGGGGAATGTGCAAAAAACAATACGGACGTGACATGCGCGGATCTATTCTTTCATATCCTGGATCAAACGCCGCAGATCCCCGGCCATGTTGGCCAGAACACCCACGGCCTTGGCCGATTCCTCCATGGCCAGGGCATTCTGGGTCGCGCCGGACGTAATCTGGCCCGTGGACTGGCTGATCTCGTCCGTGGCCGCGGACTGTTCCTCGGCGGCCGAGGCGATATCGCGCATATGCTCGGCCGTGCGCTCGATAAGACTGACGATCTCGTCCAAAACCCGACGCGAACTGGCCGCCAGACGGGTGGTTTCCTCCACGGCGCCGGCCGCGACCTCGGTGGAGCGAATGCTTTGCTGGGTACTGGATTGAATGGCGCCGATGGCCGCGCCCACTTCCTGGGTGGCGGTCATGGTTTTTTCGGCCAGTTTGCGGACCTCGTCGGCGACCACGGCAAAACCGCGCCCGGCGTCTCCGGCCCGGGCCGCCTCGATGGCCGCGTTCAGGGCCAGCAGGTTGGTCTGGTCCGCGATATCGTTGATAACCCGGATGATCGCGCCGATATTCTCGGCCTGCTTACCGAGTTCACCCATGTCCTTGCGCAGCACCATGGCGTTTTCGTGGACCTGGTTGATGACCTCCTGGGAGTGAGCCATGACGGAGGCCCCTTCCTCGGCCTTGGTTCGCGCCCCCTGGGCCAGATCGGCCGCTTCGCCGGCGTTGCGGGCCACGCTCAAAACCGAGGCGCTCATTTCTTCCATGGCCGTGGCGACCTCGGTCGTGCGCGATTGTTGTTCCTGGGAGTTGGCCGTGGATTCCTCGATCTGGGCGGACAGTTCCTCCGTGGCCTGGGCCAGGGTGTTGGCGATGTCCGTGACCTGGGCCGCCCGTTCGGCAATGGATGCGTTCTGGGCCTGCAGCAACGCATCCTTGGCTTTCAGCTCGGTCATGTCCACGTACAGGCAGAACCCACCGATACACCGTCCCTCCAGATCATAGAGCGGATAGACGTTGGCCAGGACGTGCCGCGTCCCGCCCTTGTGCCCGGTGATGGTCACCTCCAGGTTGCGAAACACCTTGCCCTCGGTAATGGCCTGACCCACGGCGGTCTTGCGGGTGGGATCGTTGTAGAAAATCTCGGCCAGGGTCCGCCCGAGCTGGTTCCCGGGATCTCCGTCGATCTCGACCATGTCCAGACAGGCCTGGTTGGTGAAGACCGTCTTTTCCTGGGCGTCAACCAGCAAAAACGGCATGGGCAGCCCCTCGACAATGCCCTTGACCAAGCCTTTTTCGCGTTTCAACGCGCCGACAAGCCGGCGAAGCGCCACGCCCATGGCACCGGAATCGTCCAGCTCGACCGTCATGTCACCGTCGGCCACGGCCGCGGCAAAACACCGCGTCCGATCCATGGCGACATGCTCCGCCCGGATCAGCAGCATGGCCACGACCACGCCCAAAATCGCCGCGCCCAAAACCGCCACGGTCAACCAGGACGGCCAACCCAGAACCGTCGCCACGATTCCCAGAATCACCCCTAGCAGAGCGCCGCCCAAAGCCCCACGCAGCCAGACAGAAGTTCGCATCATTCCACTCCTTGCGACCAAAGTTCACCAATAAACGGAAGAATTTTCGCATATTCGGGGCCATGAGGACAAGAACAAAGTGCCTTCCCGCACACCCTTGACAGCCAAAAGGCGTCCTCTTTCCGCCCGACACGCGGGCATGTCATCGGGCGCTGGCCCGGCCTTGACCGCATTCAACCCAGCGGCGTCTTC
This genomic stretch from Deltaproteobacteria bacterium harbors:
- a CDS encoding PAS domain-containing protein, encoding MRTSVWLRGALGGALLGVILGIVATVLGWPSWLTVAVLGAAILGVVVAMLLIRAEHVAMDRTRCFAAAVADGDMTVELDDSGAMGVALRRLVGALKREKGLVKGIVEGLPMPFLLVDAQEKTVFTNQACLDMVEIDGDPGNQLGRTLAEIFYNDPTRKTAVGQAITEGKVFRNLEVTITGHKGGTRHVLANVYPLYDLEGRCIGGFCLYVDMTELKAKDALLQAQNASIAERAAQVTDIANTLAQATEELSAQIEESTANSQEQQSRTTEVATAMEEMSASVLSVARNAGEAADLAQGARTKAEEGASVMAHSQEVINQVHENAMVLRKDMGELGKQAENIGAIIRVINDIADQTNLLALNAAIEAARAGDAGRGFAVVADEVRKLAEKTMTATQEVGAAIGAIQSSTQQSIRSTEVAAGAVEETTRLAASSRRVLDEIVSLIERTAEHMRDIASAAEEQSAATDEISQSTGQITSGATQNALAMEESAKAVGVLANMAGDLRRLIQDMKE